The proteins below are encoded in one region of Aeromonas veronii:
- a CDS encoding VirK/YbjX family protein gives MARYLYPEESARKTFNRVKFVLRSLLYRSQLTQVYELFLAEPLKALPARYPELLDKPMRPYRFASSTVSQRAAMVEDHYRLLLARYPALIERLYLGEGLELGRFPDQDYRIVLRHDGTFRREAELALSIINARGERLYSCAFSLAGNECELAVVIGSIQGPAPCVAQPQERVRALTKAGHGLRPKSLVVMMVLALAQAMGASRVTAVRMKAHIYQASRYSKRKKACLQSDYDELWQEFGAVDQDENFVRLQPAERTPLEVVATKKRAMYRRRYLWLDELALACQQALACGQESH, from the coding sequence ATGGCCCGCTACCTCTACCCCGAGGAGAGTGCCCGCAAGACCTTCAATCGCGTCAAGTTCGTGCTGCGCAGTCTGCTCTATCGTTCGCAGCTGACCCAGGTGTACGAGCTGTTCCTGGCGGAGCCGCTAAAGGCGCTGCCCGCCCGCTATCCCGAACTGCTCGACAAGCCGATGCGCCCCTACCGTTTCGCCAGCTCCACCGTCAGCCAGCGGGCTGCCATGGTGGAAGATCACTATCGGCTGCTGCTGGCCCGCTACCCGGCGCTCATCGAGCGGCTCTATCTGGGGGAGGGCTTGGAGCTGGGGCGTTTTCCCGATCAGGACTACCGCATCGTGCTGCGCCACGACGGCACCTTCCGCCGGGAGGCCGAGCTGGCCCTATCCATCATCAACGCCCGGGGTGAGCGGCTCTACAGCTGCGCCTTCTCCCTGGCCGGCAACGAGTGCGAGCTGGCGGTGGTGATAGGGTCCATCCAAGGGCCTGCCCCCTGTGTGGCGCAGCCGCAGGAGAGAGTGCGGGCGCTGACCAAGGCGGGCCACGGTCTGAGGCCCAAGTCGCTGGTGGTGATGATGGTGCTGGCACTGGCGCAGGCCATGGGGGCGAGCCGGGTCACGGCGGTACGGATGAAGGCGCACATCTATCAGGCCAGTCGCTACAGCAAGCGCAAGAAGGCCTGCCTGCAATCGGATTATGACGAGCTGTGGCAGGAGTTTGGTGCCGTGGATCAGGACGAGAACTTCGTGCGGCTGCAACCGGCGGAACGCACGCCGCTGGAGGTCGTGGCCACCAAGAAGCGGGCCATGTACCGGCGTCGCTACCTGTGGCTGGACGAGCTGGCGCTGGCTTGCCAGCAGGCCCTGGCGTGCGGCCAGGAGAGCCACTGA
- the rpmB gene encoding 50S ribosomal protein L28 has protein sequence MSRVCQVTGKRPAVGNNRSHANNATKRRFLPNLHTHRFWVESEKRFVSLRVSAKGMRIIDKRGVEVVLAELRASGVKV, from the coding sequence ATGTCTAGAGTATGCCAAGTAACCGGCAAGCGCCCGGCAGTTGGTAACAACCGTTCGCACGCTAACAACGCTACCAAGCGTCGTTTCCTGCCGAACCTGCACACTCACCGTTTCTGGGTTGAGAGTGAAAAACGCTTCGTGAGCCTGCGCGTATCCGCAAAAGGCATGCGTATCATCGACAAGCGCGGCGTTGAAGTGGTTCTGGCTGAACTGCGTGCCAGCGGCGTTAAGGTATAA
- the waaF gene encoding lipopolysaccharide heptosyltransferase II, whose protein sequence is MKILVIGPSWVGDMVMSQSLYKALKSNHPGSELHVMAPAWCVALLERMPEVDKAIPMPLGHGDFKLGARRRLGKQLAAEGYDQAIIQPNSMKSALIPWFAGIPVRTGWKGEHRFGLLNDLRSNKKAFPLMVEGYLALAYPKAQMKSRADIPAIPHPSLHVDLVNQDKALERLGLDRARPVLVLCPGAEFGPAKRWPEGHYAVVAQKHLDEGWQVWIFGSGKDVEVANTIRDRINPLSRPNCHVLAGKTSLHEAIDLMALAGRVIANDSGLMHVAAALNRPLIGVYGSTSPLYTPPLADRVEIVHTDIECRPCFKRTCKFGHLKCLIELMPEQVIAAGQRLERGEAADLTIALQPVDGSATKPEGT, encoded by the coding sequence ATGAAAATATTGGTGATCGGCCCCTCCTGGGTCGGCGACATGGTGATGTCCCAGAGCCTCTACAAGGCCCTCAAGAGCAACCACCCGGGCAGCGAGCTGCATGTGATGGCACCGGCCTGGTGCGTGGCGCTGCTCGAACGGATGCCCGAGGTGGACAAGGCCATCCCCATGCCCCTTGGCCACGGTGACTTCAAGCTGGGGGCCCGCCGCCGGCTCGGCAAGCAGCTGGCGGCCGAGGGCTACGATCAGGCCATCATCCAGCCCAACTCCATGAAGTCGGCGCTGATCCCCTGGTTCGCCGGGATCCCGGTGCGCACCGGCTGGAAGGGGGAGCACCGCTTCGGCCTGCTCAACGATCTGCGCAGCAACAAGAAGGCCTTCCCGCTGATGGTGGAGGGCTACCTGGCCCTGGCCTACCCCAAGGCGCAGATGAAGAGCCGGGCCGACATCCCGGCCATCCCCCATCCATCCCTGCACGTGGATCTCGTCAATCAGGACAAGGCGCTGGAGCGGCTCGGACTGGATCGCGCCCGCCCCGTGCTGGTGCTCTGCCCCGGTGCCGAGTTCGGCCCGGCCAAGCGCTGGCCGGAGGGGCACTACGCCGTGGTGGCCCAGAAGCACCTGGACGAAGGCTGGCAGGTGTGGATCTTCGGCTCCGGCAAGGATGTGGAGGTGGCCAACACCATCCGCGACCGGATCAATCCCCTGTCGCGCCCCAACTGCCACGTGCTGGCAGGCAAGACCAGTCTGCACGAGGCGATCGACCTGATGGCGCTGGCCGGTCGGGTCATCGCCAACGACTCCGGCCTGATGCATGTCGCCGCCGCCCTCAACCGGCCGCTGATCGGCGTCTATGGTTCCACTTCGCCGCTCTACACGCCGCCCCTGGCGGATCGGGTGGAAATCGTGCACACCGACATCGAGTGCCGCCCCTGTTTCAAGCGCACCTGCAAGTTCGGTCACCTCAAGTGCCTGATCGAGCTGATGCCGGAGCAGGTCATCGCGGCGGGACAGCGGCTGGAGCGCGGCGAGGCAGCGGATCTGACCATCGCCTTGCAGCCGGTGGATGGATCCGCTACCAAACCCGAAGGAACCTAG
- a CDS encoding glycosyltransferase family 9 protein, which produces MKRILVVRNDKIGDFMLAWPSFAMLKGSMDCHVTALVPAYTAPLARLCPWIDEVILDPGAKADKEQQRALLARIKAAAFDAAICLFSNTRNAKLVWKAHIPYRLAPATKLAQVLYNQRLVQRRSRSQKPEYEYNLDLVRRFLADQQLSAVEPQAPYLSFDAACLQQVREQVATRLKLDASRPWLMVHAGSGGSANNLSIEQYARLIIKLNQACPELQCVLTAGPGEEGKAEQLAAELLAHGGNGWIYRSDEGLPKFCQVMANAALFVAGSTGPLHIAAALDVPTIGFFPAHRSATPLRWRPLNSEGRHLAFSPPEDSDHPEDMSQLDPKAMAAAIARWAPPFWQIKE; this is translated from the coding sequence ATGAAACGCATTCTGGTAGTACGCAATGACAAGATTGGTGACTTCATGCTGGCCTGGCCGAGTTTCGCCATGCTCAAGGGCTCCATGGATTGTCATGTGACTGCTCTGGTGCCCGCCTACACGGCGCCCCTTGCCCGTCTGTGCCCCTGGATTGACGAGGTGATCCTGGATCCGGGTGCCAAGGCCGACAAGGAGCAGCAGCGCGCCCTGCTGGCTCGCATCAAGGCGGCCGCCTTCGACGCCGCCATCTGCCTCTTCTCCAACACCCGCAACGCCAAACTGGTGTGGAAGGCGCACATTCCCTACCGGCTGGCACCCGCCACCAAGCTGGCCCAGGTGCTCTACAACCAGCGCCTGGTCCAGCGCCGCTCCCGCTCCCAGAAGCCGGAGTACGAATACAACCTGGATCTCGTCCGCCGCTTCCTCGCCGACCAGCAGCTGAGCGCAGTGGAGCCCCAGGCCCCCTATCTCAGTTTCGATGCCGCCTGCCTGCAGCAGGTGCGCGAGCAGGTCGCCACCCGGCTGAAGCTGGATGCCAGCCGCCCCTGGCTGATGGTGCACGCGGGCAGCGGCGGCTCGGCCAACAATCTCTCCATCGAGCAATACGCCCGTCTCATCATCAAGCTCAACCAGGCCTGCCCCGAGTTGCAGTGCGTGCTGACGGCGGGGCCGGGGGAGGAGGGCAAGGCCGAGCAACTGGCGGCAGAATTGCTGGCCCACGGCGGCAACGGCTGGATCTATCGCTCCGACGAGGGGCTGCCGAAGTTCTGTCAGGTGATGGCAAATGCGGCCCTGTTCGTGGCGGGCAGCACCGGGCCGTTGCACATCGCCGCGGCCCTGGATGTGCCGACCATCGGCTTCTTCCCGGCGCACCGCTCCGCCACCCCGCTGCGCTGGCGTCCCCTCAACAGCGAGGGTCGCCACCTGGCGTTCAGCCCGCCGGAGGACAGCGATCATCCGGAGGACATGAGCCAGCTCGATCCCAAGGCCATGGCGGCGGCGATTGCACGCTGGGCACCGCCCTTCTGGCAGATAAAAGAGTAG
- the pyrE gene encoding orotate phosphoribosyltransferase, which produces MKAYQRQFIEFALEKQVLKFGEFTLKSGRKSPYFFNAGLFNSGRDLARLGRFYAAALMDAGIEFDVLFGPAYKGIPIASATAVQLVEQHDVDVPWCFNRKEAKDHGEGGNLVGSPLKGRIMLVDDVITAGTAIRESMDLIQANGASLAGVLIALDRQEKGKGELSAIQEVERDYGAHIIAIIQMADLIQYLEEQQAERPELAEQLAAMKAYRAQYGI; this is translated from the coding sequence ATGAAAGCCTACCAGCGTCAATTTATCGAGTTCGCCCTGGAGAAGCAGGTCCTCAAATTCGGTGAGTTCACCCTGAAATCCGGCCGCAAGAGCCCCTACTTCTTCAACGCCGGCCTGTTCAACAGCGGTCGCGACCTGGCCCGCCTCGGCCGCTTCTATGCCGCCGCCCTGATGGATGCCGGCATCGAATTCGACGTGCTGTTTGGCCCGGCCTACAAGGGGATCCCCATCGCCTCCGCCACCGCGGTGCAGCTGGTGGAGCAACACGACGTGGATGTGCCCTGGTGCTTCAACCGCAAGGAAGCCAAGGATCACGGCGAGGGTGGCAACCTGGTGGGCAGCCCGCTCAAGGGGCGCATCATGCTGGTGGACGACGTCATAACCGCCGGTACCGCCATTCGGGAATCCATGGACTTGATCCAGGCCAACGGTGCCTCCCTGGCCGGGGTGCTGATCGCGCTGGATCGCCAGGAGAAAGGCAAAGGAGAGCTCTCCGCCATCCAGGAGGTGGAACGCGACTACGGTGCCCACATCATCGCCATCATCCAGATGGCCGATCTGATCCAGTATCTGGAAGAGCAGCAGGCAGAGCGCCCCGAACTGGCCGAGCAGCTGGCGGCCATGAAGGCCTATCGCGCCCAGTACGGGATCTGA
- a CDS encoding YicC/YloC family endoribonuclease, which produces MIHSMTAYARKELKGDWGTAVWEIRSVNQRYLETYIRLPEQLRSLEPVLRERFRAKLQRGKVECNLRFEAAQAAASQLHINEELAKLIIDSASWVMKEAGQGQLNPVDVLRWPGVMAAAEQDMDVVATELMSGFDLTLDDFLASRASEGANLKALIEQRLDGIQVEVKKVREHLPQIIEWQRQKLTDRLSDAKVELDPVRIEQEIVLLAQKIDVAEELDRLEMHIGETTKIMKKGGACGRRLDFMMQEFNRESNTLGSKSINAEVTQSAVELKVLIEQMREQIQNIE; this is translated from the coding sequence ATGATTCACAGCATGACCGCCTACGCCCGCAAGGAACTCAAGGGCGACTGGGGCACAGCCGTTTGGGAAATTCGTTCGGTCAACCAGCGCTATCTGGAGACCTACATCCGGCTGCCGGAGCAGCTGCGCAGCCTGGAGCCTGTGCTGCGCGAGCGGTTCCGTGCCAAGCTGCAACGCGGCAAGGTGGAGTGCAACCTGCGTTTCGAGGCTGCCCAGGCTGCCGCCAGCCAGCTCCACATCAATGAAGAACTGGCCAAACTCATCATCGACAGCGCCAGCTGGGTGATGAAAGAGGCGGGCCAGGGTCAACTCAACCCGGTAGATGTGCTGCGTTGGCCCGGCGTCATGGCCGCCGCCGAGCAGGACATGGACGTGGTCGCCACCGAGCTGATGAGCGGTTTCGACCTCACCCTGGACGACTTCCTCGCCTCCCGCGCCAGCGAAGGAGCCAACCTCAAGGCACTGATCGAGCAGCGCCTCGACGGCATCCAGGTGGAAGTGAAGAAGGTGCGCGAGCACCTGCCCCAGATCATCGAATGGCAGCGCCAGAAGCTCACCGACCGCCTGAGCGATGCCAAGGTGGAGCTGGATCCCGTCCGCATCGAGCAGGAGATCGTGCTGCTGGCCCAGAAGATCGACGTGGCCGAAGAGCTGGACCGCCTGGAGATGCACATCGGCGAGACCACCAAGATCATGAAGAAGGGGGGCGCCTGCGGCCGCCGTCTCGACTTCATGATGCAGGAGTTCAACCGCGAATCGAACACACTCGGCTCCAAGTCCATCAACGCCGAGGTGACCCAGTCCGCCGTCGAGCTGAAGGTCCTCATCGAGCAGATGCGCGAGCAGATCCAGAACATCGAGTAA
- the waaA gene encoding lipid IV(A) 3-deoxy-D-manno-octulosonic acid transferase → MIYRLLYNLLIHLGLPLALLALYRPKKGKPGFGARWAEHLGRFPASDRLGEPSAPPLWIHAVSVGETLAISPFIRALKAERPDLPILLTTTTRTGAEQAEKLGDLVMHRYAPLDYPWAVSGFLNTFKPRALWVVETELWPNWLAACEARHLPVTILNARLSERSCQRYARFQGAFDALSRPLSHLLCQHQDDGDRFHRLGIGRERLAVTGSIKFDIRLGDEVIDRGRALRQQLGQDRPIWIAASTHQGEDEQVLAAFERVQRDHPQALLILVPRHPERFERVAELCAPYGCVRRSRQQGAPLKPSDGVYLGDTMGELPLMLAAADLAFVGGSLVPIGGHNLLEPAALGKPCLTGPAYFNFSDITRQLLAQGGAALVADSAELGDRVSALLADEGTRREMGEQARAVVLRNQGALARTLSHCLASLESD, encoded by the coding sequence ATGATCTACCGGTTGCTCTACAACCTGCTGATCCATCTGGGCTTGCCGTTGGCGTTGCTGGCCCTCTATCGACCCAAAAAGGGCAAGCCGGGCTTCGGGGCGCGCTGGGCCGAGCATCTTGGTCGCTTCCCGGCCAGTGATCGCCTGGGCGAGCCGTCAGCACCACCACTCTGGATCCACGCGGTGAGCGTGGGGGAGACGTTGGCGATCAGCCCCTTCATCCGTGCCCTCAAGGCGGAGCGGCCGGATCTCCCCATCCTGCTCACCACCACCACGCGCACCGGTGCCGAGCAGGCCGAGAAACTGGGGGATCTGGTGATGCATCGCTACGCCCCCCTCGACTACCCCTGGGCGGTGTCGGGTTTCCTCAATACCTTCAAGCCCCGCGCCCTCTGGGTGGTGGAGACGGAGCTGTGGCCGAATTGGCTGGCGGCCTGCGAGGCGCGCCACCTGCCGGTGACCATTCTCAATGCGCGCCTGTCGGAGCGCTCCTGCCAGCGTTATGCCCGTTTCCAGGGAGCCTTCGACGCCCTCAGTCGGCCGCTGAGCCATCTGCTGTGCCAGCATCAGGACGATGGGGACAGGTTCCATCGCCTCGGCATCGGCCGCGAGCGGCTGGCGGTGACCGGCTCCATCAAATTCGACATCCGGCTGGGGGACGAGGTGATCGACCGGGGCCGCGCCCTGCGCCAGCAGCTCGGGCAGGATCGGCCGATCTGGATCGCCGCCAGCACCCATCAGGGGGAGGATGAGCAGGTGCTCGCCGCCTTCGAGCGGGTGCAGCGGGATCATCCGCAGGCCTTGCTCATTCTGGTGCCGCGCCACCCCGAGCGGTTCGAACGGGTGGCCGAGCTGTGCGCCCCCTATGGCTGCGTGCGGCGCAGCCGTCAGCAGGGAGCGCCGCTCAAACCGAGCGACGGCGTCTATCTTGGCGATACCATGGGGGAGTTGCCGCTGATGCTGGCGGCAGCGGATCTGGCCTTTGTCGGCGGCAGCCTGGTGCCCATCGGCGGCCACAATCTGCTGGAGCCGGCGGCGCTCGGCAAGCCCTGCCTGACGGGTCCCGCCTACTTCAACTTCAGCGACATCACCCGCCAGCTGCTGGCTCAGGGTGGCGCCGCCCTGGTGGCGGATAGTGCCGAGCTCGGTGACAGGGTCAGCGCTCTGCTGGCGGACGAGGGCACCCGCCGCGAAATGGGGGAGCAGGCCCGCGCCGTGGTGCTGCGCAATCAGGGGGCCCTGGCCCGCACCCTGTCCCACTGCCTCGCGAGCCTGGAAAGCGACTGA
- the coaD gene encoding pantetheine-phosphate adenylyltransferase — MTNKVIYPGTFDPITNGHTDLIERAARLFDEVVVGVANSPSKRPLFDLAERVELARQVTAHLPNVKVVGFSGLLVDFAKTHQANVLIRGLRAVSDFEYEFQLANMNRHLMPELESVFLTPSAENSFISSTLVKEVALHGGDIHQFVAPLVAKAIGAKLGK, encoded by the coding sequence ATGACCAACAAGGTAATATACCCCGGCACCTTCGACCCCATCACCAACGGCCACACCGATCTGATCGAACGGGCCGCCCGGCTGTTTGACGAGGTGGTGGTCGGGGTGGCCAACAGCCCGAGCAAACGCCCGCTGTTCGATCTGGCCGAGCGGGTCGAGCTGGCCCGTCAGGTGACCGCCCATCTGCCCAACGTCAAGGTGGTGGGCTTCTCCGGCCTGCTGGTGGATTTCGCCAAGACTCACCAGGCCAATGTGCTGATCCGGGGGCTGCGCGCCGTCTCCGACTTCGAGTACGAGTTCCAGCTCGCCAACATGAACCGCCACCTGATGCCGGAACTGGAGAGCGTCTTCCTCACCCCGTCGGCGGAGAACTCCTTCATCTCCTCCACCCTGGTGAAGGAAGTCGCCCTGCACGGCGGCGATATCCACCAGTTTGTCGCCCCCCTGGTGGCCAAGGCCATCGGCGCCAAGCTCGGCAAATAA
- the mutM gene encoding bifunctional DNA-formamidopyrimidine glycosylase/DNA-(apurinic or apyrimidinic site) lyase: MPELPEVEVSRQGISPWLTGIKVSRVVVRDGRLRWPVPGEIQELVDLTIHRVSRRAKYLLLETDFGTAILHLGMSGSLRVLDIGTPAEKHDHVDIELANGKLLRLNDPRRFGALLWTREPAEAHALLARLGPEPLTDAFSADYLRERAKGRSTPIKTFLMDNHVVVGVGNIYANEALYAAGIHPKRAAGNISAERLGTLVAEIKRVLAAAIVQGGTTLKDFTSADGKPGYFVQQLQVYGRGGQPCFHCQTLLSEIRIGQRTTVFCSHCQR; this comes from the coding sequence ATGCCTGAATTACCGGAAGTCGAAGTCAGCCGCCAGGGCATCTCTCCCTGGCTCACCGGCATCAAGGTCAGCCGGGTCGTGGTGCGGGACGGCCGCCTGCGCTGGCCGGTACCGGGAGAGATCCAGGAGCTGGTGGACCTCACCATCCACAGGGTCAGCCGCCGTGCCAAGTACCTGCTGCTGGAGACCGATTTTGGCACCGCCATCCTGCATCTGGGCATGTCCGGCAGCCTGCGGGTGCTGGACATCGGCACCCCGGCCGAGAAGCACGATCACGTGGATATCGAGCTCGCCAACGGCAAGCTGCTGCGACTCAACGATCCGCGGCGCTTCGGCGCCCTGCTGTGGACTCGTGAACCGGCAGAGGCCCATGCCCTGCTGGCCAGACTCGGTCCCGAACCCCTCACCGATGCGTTCAGCGCCGACTATCTGCGGGAGCGTGCCAAGGGGCGCAGCACCCCGATCAAGACCTTCCTGATGGACAACCACGTGGTGGTGGGGGTCGGCAACATCTACGCCAACGAGGCGCTCTATGCCGCCGGCATTCACCCCAAGCGGGCGGCGGGCAACATCAGCGCCGAGCGGCTGGGGACCCTGGTGGCCGAGATCAAGCGGGTACTGGCGGCTGCCATCGTGCAGGGGGGGACGACCCTCAAGGATTTCACCAGCGCCGACGGCAAGCCGGGCTATTTCGTGCAGCAGTTGCAGGTCTATGGTCGCGGTGGTCAGCCCTGTTTCCATTGCCAGACCCTGCTGAGCGAAATCCGCATTGGACAACGTACCACCGTGTTTTGTTCACATTGCCAGCGCTGA
- the rph gene encoding ribonuclease PH — protein MPRPSDRSAAQVRPVTITRHFTKHAEGSVLVEFGNTRVLCTASVDTSVPRFLKGKGQGWVTAEYGMLPRSTHSRMNREAAAGKQSGRTLEISRLIARSLRAAVDLTALGEHSITVDCDVLQADGGTRTAAITGACVALVDALNWMVEKGMLKQSPLKQMIAAVSVGMFEGEAICDLEYIEDSAAETDMNVVMTEDGRIIEVQGTAEAEPFTHEELLAMLALAKDGIADIIALQKQSLS, from the coding sequence ATGCCACGTCCCAGCGATCGCAGTGCCGCACAAGTGCGCCCGGTTACCATCACCCGCCACTTCACCAAGCATGCGGAAGGCTCCGTACTGGTGGAATTCGGTAATACCCGGGTGCTGTGCACCGCCAGCGTCGACACCAGCGTGCCGCGCTTCCTGAAGGGCAAGGGGCAGGGCTGGGTCACCGCCGAGTACGGCATGCTGCCGCGCTCCACCCATTCGCGCATGAACCGCGAAGCCGCCGCCGGCAAGCAGAGTGGCCGCACCCTGGAGATCTCCCGTCTGATCGCTCGTTCCCTGCGCGCCGCCGTGGACCTGACCGCCCTGGGTGAGCACTCCATCACCGTGGATTGCGACGTGCTGCAGGCCGATGGCGGCACCCGTACCGCCGCCATCACCGGCGCCTGCGTGGCCCTGGTGGATGCGCTGAACTGGATGGTCGAGAAAGGCATGCTCAAGCAGAGCCCGCTCAAGCAGATGATCGCCGCCGTCTCCGTCGGCATGTTCGAAGGGGAAGCCATCTGCGATCTGGAGTACATCGAAGACTCCGCCGCCGAGACCGACATGAACGTGGTGATGACCGAAGACGGTCGCATCATCGAGGTGCAGGGCACCGCGGAGGCCGAGCCCTTCACTCATGAGGAGCTGCTGGCCATGCTGGCGCTCGCCAAAGATGGTATCGCCGATATCATCGCGCTGCAGAAGCAGTCGCTCTCCTGA
- a CDS encoding DMT family transporter — protein sequence MNRAPLLLMVLVTLLAATGWLFSKEAIRELPPAAFIGSRFLLAALLLLPLAWLREPPPSRAQLLRAAGCGTLLGASLLFWVTAISQSDALGSGAFIMSVATLMAPLAAWAAFKARPGRHYWLTLPLAIAGLLLLSSSTHWGVSLSLFWFLAAAATLGIQLAVHRHFAQSIPPTWLTCVQLAMTGLLGSLLSLLTEQWPADIGHGIWGWFAASVLIATTLRYWLLTHALSRMTTAHAALLMLLEPVWTLILSTLFYDEPLGGAKLAGAGLVLGALVIYQLPLLLRSARLKQPV from the coding sequence ATGAACCGCGCTCCCCTGCTGCTGATGGTGCTGGTCACCCTGCTGGCCGCCACCGGCTGGCTCTTCTCCAAAGAAGCCATTCGAGAACTGCCCCCCGCCGCCTTTATCGGCAGCCGCTTCCTGCTGGCCGCCCTCTTGCTGCTACCCCTCGCCTGGCTGCGCGAGCCGCCCCCCAGCCGCGCCCAACTGCTGCGTGCCGCCGGCTGCGGTACCCTGCTCGGGGCCAGCCTGTTGTTCTGGGTCACCGCCATCAGCCAGAGCGATGCGCTGGGCAGCGGCGCCTTCATCATGAGCGTGGCGACCCTGATGGCGCCGCTCGCCGCCTGGGCCGCCTTCAAGGCCAGACCCGGTCGCCACTACTGGCTGACCCTGCCGCTGGCCATCGCCGGGCTGCTGCTGCTCTCCAGCAGCACTCACTGGGGCGTCTCTCTCTCCCTGTTCTGGTTTCTGGCGGCGGCCGCTACTCTCGGCATCCAGCTCGCCGTTCACCGCCATTTCGCCCAGTCCATTCCTCCCACCTGGCTCACCTGCGTCCAGCTGGCGATGACGGGTCTGCTCGGCAGCTTGCTCTCCCTGCTCACCGAACAGTGGCCCGCCGACATCGGTCACGGCATCTGGGGCTGGTTCGCCGCCAGCGTCTTGATCGCCACCACCCTGCGATACTGGCTGCTGACCCATGCCCTGAGCCGGATGACCACGGCTCACGCCGCCCTGCTGATGCTGCTCGAACCGGTCTGGACCCTGATCCTGAGCACCCTCTTCTACGACGAGCCGCTGGGGGGCGCCAAGCTGGCCGGTGCCGGCCTGGTGCTCGGCGCCCTAGTGATCTATCAGCTCCCCCTGCTGCTGCGAAGCGCCAGGCTCAAGCAACCCGTCTGA
- a CDS encoding glycosyltransferase family 2 protein — MNKPTLAAVLIVKNEADNLRACLASLGDLVDEIVILDSGSQDDTPAIAAEYGARFFVNAKWPGFGRQRRLAQSHVQSDWVLWLDADERLSPELKASIAAVMANPAQETIYSIPRLSWVFGRFIRHSGWYPDRVLRLYPKALTGYNEALVHEKVEVRANMKIVNLHGDLLHFTYRDLEHYLVKSAGYARAWADQRTARGKKGSLGQGLVHALGCFLKMYLLKAGFLDGKQGLLLAILSAHSTFVKYADLWIRQQPQAPDQSGQ, encoded by the coding sequence GTGAACAAACCGACCCTGGCGGCCGTTCTGATCGTCAAGAACGAAGCCGACAACCTGCGTGCCTGCCTCGCCTCCCTCGGGGATCTGGTGGATGAGATCGTCATCCTCGACTCCGGCAGCCAGGACGACACCCCCGCCATCGCCGCCGAATACGGCGCCCGTTTCTTCGTCAACGCCAAGTGGCCGGGGTTCGGTCGTCAGCGCCGTCTCGCCCAGTCCCACGTGCAGTCCGACTGGGTGCTGTGGCTGGATGCGGACGAGCGCCTCAGCCCAGAGCTCAAGGCCTCCATCGCCGCCGTCATGGCCAACCCGGCCCAGGAGACCATCTACTCCATCCCGCGCCTCTCCTGGGTGTTTGGCCGCTTCATCCGCCACAGCGGCTGGTATCCAGACCGGGTGCTGCGCCTCTACCCCAAGGCGCTCACCGGCTACAACGAGGCCCTGGTGCACGAGAAGGTGGAGGTGCGCGCCAACATGAAGATCGTCAACCTGCATGGCGACCTGCTGCACTTCACCTACCGGGATCTGGAGCACTACCTGGTGAAATCCGCCGGCTATGCCAGAGCCTGGGCCGATCAGCGCACCGCCCGCGGCAAGAAGGGTTCCCTCGGCCAGGGGCTGGTGCATGCGCTCGGCTGCTTCCTCAAGATGTACCTGCTCAAGGCAGGCTTCCTCGACGGCAAGCAGGGGCTGCTGCTGGCCATCCTCTCCGCCCACTCCACCTTCGTGAAGTACGCCGACCTCTGGATCCGCCAGCAGCCCCAGGCACCGGATCAGAGCGGCCAGTAA
- the rpmG gene encoding 50S ribosomal protein L33 has translation MAKGIRDKIRLNSSAGTGHFYTTTKNKRTMPEKMEIKKFDPVIRQHVIYKEGKIK, from the coding sequence ATGGCTAAAGGTATTCGCGATAAGATTCGCCTGAACTCCAGCGCCGGTACTGGTCACTTCTATACCACTACCAAGAACAAGCGCACCATGCCCGAAAAAATGGAGATCAAGAAATTTGATCCCGTTATTCGTCAGCATGTGATCTACAAAGAAGGCAAAATCAAGTAA